In the genome of Pieris napi chromosome 16, ilPieNapi1.2, whole genome shotgun sequence, one region contains:
- the LOC125057351 gene encoding uncharacterized protein LOC125057351 — MNLPEIKPYEEQAIDTVVSVINRAKELLGIRQTLKQLAKTREHFSPRAIVHTTNLKCPLVKSGEELIRRAIEKDWKITEILMYTLIYIGGSQDECSQYYYFEVIFSQPSLAYPIPQSTASVFFRIEDKHVEAAENKPAPVMTFRVEGHRLDHDIRHTILPADWLLGVIKMKANLFERIEHLQLF, encoded by the exons ATGAATTTACCGGAGATAAAACCTTATGAGGAGCAGGCGATAGACACAGTGGTCTCGGTGATAAATAGAGCCAAAGAATTGCTAGGAATTCGACAGACGTTAAAGCAGCTTGCTA AAACAAGAGAACATTTCTCCCCGCGAGCTATTGTGCACACTACGAATCTGAAATGTCCTCTTGTAAAGAGTGGTGAAGAGCTCATTAGGCGTGCTATCGAAAAAGACTGGAAGATAACAGAGATCCTTATGTATACTCTTATTTATATAGGAGGTTCTCAAGACGAATGCTCACAGTACTATTACTTTGAA GTGATATTTAGCCAGCCGAGTCTCGCGTACCCAATTCCTCAGTCGACAGCCTCCGTGTTCTTCAGAATCGAAGATAAACACGTAGAGGCAGCAGAAAACAAACCAGCTCCTGTA ATGACATTCCGGGTTGAAGGACATCGCCTAGACCACGACATACGTCATACGATCCTCCCCGCAGACTGGTTACTTGGAGTAATTAAAATGAAGGCAAACCTCTTTGAGAGAATCGAACATTTAcagcttttttaa